The following nucleotide sequence is from Aneurinibacillus soli.
AACCATATCGCCACCCAGATGAATAAACATATCGTTCTCCCCTTACGTTTCCCGCACGACTGTTCCCTGGTTAACCCGATAAAGAGCAGCCTGCTGAAGAGTTTGATGGTACAGTCCTTCTACACCTGTTGTCGTTACAAATGTCTGTACCCGGTCTTTAATATTTTGTAGAAGATGGGACTGCCGGTTCGCGTCTAGTTCAGACAACACATCATCGAGAAGAAGTAGCGGATATTCACCAACTTCCTGGTGAATCAGCTCGATCTCAGCTAACTTCAGCGACAGAGCAGTCGTTCGCTGCTGTCCCTGCGACCCGTACTGATGCACATTTGTCCCATTAATAAAAAACTCTATATCATCACGATGCGGACCGGCCAGACTTGTACCGCGTGCGATCTCCCGGTCCTGAATAGACGTTAGATGCTTGTAGATGACATCTACCGCTTCCTGCTGCGACATGTCCTGTGTAACAGGAAGTGAATTGTGATAGGCAAGATGCAAATGTTCCTTGCCCTGTGTAATCTGAGCATGGATTTCCTGCCCCCACTGCTCTAATTTTCCCATGAATCCGTACCGTTTCATAAGAACTTTCGCTGCCACATCTGCCATCTGCATGTTGTACACATCTAGCATGTCACGATACGGTTTACCCATTTGCAGTTCTTTCATGGCCTGATTTCGCTGCTGAACAATTTTTTGATACTGCAAAATAGCATGCAAATACGATTTAGAGACTTGTCCAATCTCCATATCAAGAAAACGGCGCCGAACATTCGGACTGCCCTTGACGATGCCAAGATCTTCTGGGGCAAACATCACCACATTCATTGCGCCAATATAATCGCTCAATTTTCGTTGCTCAAGACTATTAATTCTCGCCTTTTTTCCTTTGGGCGTCAACCTGATATCCAGTGATATAGTTCCGTGCCGCCGCTCTGTACGGCACGAAAGAGATGCATACTCCTGCTCCCACTGAATCAATTCTTTATCTTTGCTAGTCCGGTGCGCCTTGGCCATAGCCAGCACATAAATCGCTTCGAGCATGTTTGTTTTTCCCTGTGCATTATGTCCAACGAACAACACAATCGGCTGGTCAAACTGGACATGTGCATGCTCAAAATTGCGATAATGTGTTAATTCAAGTTCAGTAAGGATCAAACCGTATTCCCTCCCGGCGCTTCGCTGCTTCGTGCGAGCACTGCTGGTTACTGCACGGTTTGCCGAGAAACTTCAAACATTCCAAAACCTTCTACGTAAACCGTATCCCCATTATACAATTTTTTACCGCGTCGGTTTTCACTTTCTCCGTTTACTTTAATTTCTGCTTCCGCAAGAAGAATTTTAGCATGACCGCCGGTAGAAGCAATTCCTGCCAGCTTTAGAAATTGTCCTAATTGGATATATTCTGTTGTGATTTCTACACTTGTCTTTTCCATTTTTCTCTCTCCTATTGGTTGGTTCGAACAGGAAGGATCAGGTGCAAGATCCAGTCATGATCGGTTGGGCGAATAATAAACGGGCTCATTGCACCCGTAAATCCAATTCGAATCTCAGTGCTATCTACCACTCGAAGCGAATCGATCATGTATTTCGCATTAAACGAAATTTTTACATCTTCGCCTTCTGTGGATGATGGCACAATTTCTTCTGTCACGGTACCAACTTCCGGGATGTTGGACGAAATCTCGATTACACCATCTGGACGTGTAAACAAGCGAACAACATTATTTTTTCCATCCCTTGCTAACAAGCTTGCCCGTTCGATTGCTCCGAGAAACTCTTTTGTGGATAAAATCATTTCTGTTTTCATATTCTGCGGAATGATTCGACTTGTATCTGGATATGTTCCATCAAGAATACGGGAGTAAAACAAAATCTGATTTACTTTCGCAAGAATCTGGTTATCTGTAATTACGATATCAACCAGTTTATCATCATCTGAGAGAATTTTGCTTAATTCAAGTAGGCTTTTTCCTGGAATGACAACATTATGAAAACTAAGCCCTGCTGCTGATTCCACCGTTGCCTTACGAGTAGTTAAGCGATGGCTGTCGGTTGCAACAAATGTTAATTCTCCGTTTTCAAGACTCCACATGACTCCCGTTAAAATGGGCCGTGTTTCTGTTGTCGCAACAGCAAATACGGTTTGTCGAATCATTGTTTTCAACAGATCAGCTGGCATACTTAATACTTGATTTTCCTCAATTTGTGGGAGACGAGGATAATCTTCCGCATTCATTCCATTCAAATTGAATTGGGATCTGCCTGAAGAAATGGTTGTTACAAATCGATCATGTACCGAAATCGTTACTTGTTCTCCTGGAAGCTTTCGAACAATTTCTCCTAAAAAACGAGATGGGAGCACAATGCTACCCGGTGTTATATTCTCGATCCATTGATGTTCACCAGATTCTGCTGGAATATACTGCTCAATGGAAATATCAGAATCACTTGCTGTTAATATAATGCCGTCTTCATGAGCAACAATTTTAATACCGGTCAGTATTGGAATTGTTGTTCGTGAGGAAACAGCTTTGCTCACCGTATTAATGGCATGTGTAAATTGATCTCTTTGAATAGTAAATTCCATTGTAGCCTCCCTAGCATGGCAAGTGTATCTCTTACATACACTTATATTTTATATTCTTTTTAAGTACTAATAGTAATAGGGGCGGTGGATATGTGTATAAGTGACTTGAGATAAAGAAATAAAGCCTATACACATGTGGATAAGTTTGTGTACAGGCTGCAGTTGTTATTTGAATTTATACACAGGCCAATTACTACCCTTTTCGAATCCGCTCAATTAAATCTTGAATGGTGGTTTGCAGCTGGCTATCTGTCTGCAAAGCATGTGTAATTTTCTCGTGAGCGTGAATAACGGTTGTGTGATCACGACCACCGAATTCTTCTCCAATCTTTGGCAGAGAAAAATCAGTCAGCTCACGGGACAGATACATAGCGATCTGACGCGGAAACGCAACTGATTTTGTTCTTTTTCTCGCTTTAAAATCTTCCATCTTTAGATCGAAGTGTTCCCCTACCGCTTGCTGAATGGCAGGAATATTAATCACGCGCGGCTTGCTAGATGGAATAATATCTTTTAGTGCTTCTACAGCAAGCTCAGTATCGATATCACGATTAATAAGGGAAGAATAGGCTACTACACGAATAAGAGCTCCTTCTAGCTCACGTATATTCGTGTCAATTTGATTGGCGATGTATACCATAACCTCGTTTGGAATCTCCAGATTATCCGCTTTTGCTTTCTTTCTTAAAATGGCGATCCGTGTCTCCAGATCAGGAGGCTGAATATCTGTAATCAATCCCCATTCAAAACGGGACCGCAACCGATCTTCTAGCGTTGGAATTTCTTTTGGCGGTCGGTCGCTTGAGATAATGATCTGCTTGCTTTCTTCATGCAGTGCGTTGAATGTATGGAAGAATTCTTCCTGTGTTTGCTCTTTTCCAGCTAGAAACTGAATATCATCGATTAAAAGAATATCTACGTTGCGATATTTATTACGAAAATTTCCTGTTTGATTGTCTCGAATCGAATTAATGAATTCATTCGTAAATTTTTCTGAAGAAAGATATACGACTGTTGCATTCGGGTTCTGTTCCAGCACATAGTGACCAATTCCATGCATGAGATGTGTTTTGCCAAGACCGACTCCTCCATAAATAAAAAGCGGATTGTACGCTTTTGCGGGAGCTTCTGCTACGGCCAGAGAAGCTGCATGCGCAAAGCGATTACCGGCCCCAATGACAAATGTATCAAACGTGTACTTGGGATTTAACATTGTCGGCGGAAAATCGTCATTTCCACCTGCTTTTTTTCCTTTTTTGGAGGGGGGTGATACCAGCGATTCTTCCTGCTCATTTACTGAAGTTGGAATAACAAATTTCAC
It contains:
- the dnaN gene encoding DNA polymerase III subunit beta, with amino-acid sequence MEFTIQRDQFTHAINTVSKAVSSRTTIPILTGIKIVAHEDGIILTASDSDISIEQYIPAESGEHQWIENITPGSIVLPSRFLGEIVRKLPGEQVTISVHDRFVTTISSGRSQFNLNGMNAEDYPRLPQIEENQVLSMPADLLKTMIRQTVFAVATTETRPILTGVMWSLENGELTFVATDSHRLTTRKATVESAAGLSFHNVVIPGKSLLELSKILSDDDKLVDIVITDNQILAKVNQILFYSRILDGTYPDTSRIIPQNMKTEMILSTKEFLGAIERASLLARDGKNNVVRLFTRPDGVIEISSNIPEVGTVTEEIVPSSTEGEDVKISFNAKYMIDSLRVVDSTEIRIGFTGAMSPFIIRPTDHDWILHLILPVRTNQ
- the dnaA gene encoding chromosomal replication initiator protein DnaA — encoded protein: MVTNIKELWDTALAHIQKRISKPSFETWLKSTKATSLDDNTLLITAPNEFTRDWLESRYSDLILEILYEIMGKVITVKFVIPTSVNEQEESLVSPPSKKGKKAGGNDDFPPTMLNPKYTFDTFVIGAGNRFAHAASLAVAEAPAKAYNPLFIYGGVGLGKTHLMHGIGHYVLEQNPNATVVYLSSEKFTNEFINSIRDNQTGNFRNKYRNVDILLIDDIQFLAGKEQTQEEFFHTFNALHEESKQIIISSDRPPKEIPTLEDRLRSRFEWGLITDIQPPDLETRIAILRKKAKADNLEIPNEVMVYIANQIDTNIRELEGALIRVVAYSSLINRDIDTELAVEALKDIIPSSKPRVINIPAIQQAVGEHFDLKMEDFKARKRTKSVAFPRQIAMYLSRELTDFSLPKIGEEFGGRDHTTVIHAHEKITHALQTDSQLQTTIQDLIERIRKG
- the recF gene encoding DNA replication/repair protein RecF (All proteins in this family for which functions are known are DNA-binding proteins that assist the filamentation of RecA onto DNA for the initiation of recombination or recombinational repair.) — its product is MILTELELTHYRNFEHAHVQFDQPIVLFVGHNAQGKTNMLEAIYVLAMAKAHRTSKDKELIQWEQEYASLSCRTERRHGTISLDIRLTPKGKKARINSLEQRKLSDYIGAMNVVMFAPEDLGIVKGSPNVRRRFLDMEIGQVSKSYLHAILQYQKIVQQRNQAMKELQMGKPYRDMLDVYNMQMADVAAKVLMKRYGFMGKLEQWGQEIHAQITQGKEHLHLAYHNSLPVTQDMSQQEAVDVIYKHLTSIQDREIARGTSLAGPHRDDIEFFINGTNVHQYGSQGQQRTTALSLKLAEIELIHQEVGEYPLLLLDDVLSELDANRQSHLLQNIKDRVQTFVTTTGVEGLYHQTLQQAALYRVNQGTVVRET
- the yaaA gene encoding S4 domain-containing protein YaaA is translated as MEKTSVEITTEYIQLGQFLKLAGIASTGGHAKILLAEAEIKVNGESENRRGKKLYNGDTVYVEGFGMFEVSRQTVQ